In Parus major isolate Abel chromosome 3, Parus_major1.1, whole genome shotgun sequence, the following are encoded in one genomic region:
- the CD24 gene encoding signal transducer CD24: protein MGMGTALAARLGLGLLLLALLLPTQIYCGPNGTSPTPSNNSSASSTSLSAVTNSVNNTTTHGHGNSLHSTTSLFFILSVSLLYFCC from the exons ATGGGCATGGGGACGGCGCTGGCGGCGCGGCTCGGCCTGGGGCTCCTGCTCCttgccctcctcctccccacgCAG ATCTACTGTGGTCCCAATGGAACAAGTCCGACACCTTCAAACAATTCTTCAGCAAGTTCCACCTCTCTGTCAGCTGTCACAAATTCAGTGAACAATACCACCACTCACGGACATGGGAATTCTCTTCACTCAACCACaagtctttttttcattctctcagtttctcttctgtatttttgctgttaa